From Malaciobacter mytili LMG 24559:
TACAGGTGTAAATGTAATTGTTGATGGTATTGGAAATATTGGTTCTTGTGAGTTTAAACAAGCTGATGTTTCTTTCTTGGAACTAGATCAAGAAACTGGTATTGGAAAGAGAACTGTAACTACACCTCTATTTGAAAGCTTGGACGTAGAGTATAAGTTTCAATCTATACCAGCAAATATCTATAAAGAGATGGCTAAATTAGATGAAGCAAAAGTTACAGTTAAAAGAACTATGAAAACTGGAGTTAGCAATGATGTAGAGGAGTGGCAATGTAGAGGTGGTATGTCAATTAAATATGGCAATTCTAAACCTGGAGAGTTTTTAGATGTAACTGTTACTCAAAAAGGTTTAAGCACATATTATCATGAGTTAAATGATGAAGTTATTACTAATATTGATCATGACAAAGGTATTGGTGAGCATGGAGGAGTTGATCATGCTAAACATATGAGACAATCATTACAATAAGGAAAAATAGATGAGCAACACAGTTAAATTAAAAGCAAAATTAGATGATGTAATTATTGAGCTTGAGGGTGAGCTTAAAGTTGGTGGTAAGCCAGTATCAAAAATCATTATGAGACAACCATTAATCAAAGATATTAAATTGGTTAATCATATTGAAGATGAGATTGAAAATAATGCTACATTAATTGCAAATCTTACAGGTCATACAGTTGAAGAAATCGAATCTTTACCAACTCATATTTTTGAGGCGTTAATTGAGGGTTTGCAAAGTTTCCAATCTTCGAAAGAAGTGATGTCTTAGAACATATGGCCTTTTTAGGT
This genomic window contains:
- a CDS encoding phage major tail tube protein, with protein sequence MKHRSTITGVNVIVDGIGNIGSCEFKQADVSFLELDQETGIGKRTVTTPLFESLDVEYKFQSIPANIYKEMAKLDEAKVTVKRTMKTGVSNDVEEWQCRGGMSIKYGNSKPGEFLDVTVTQKGLSTYYHELNDEVITNIDHDKGIGEHGGVDHAKHMRQSLQ
- a CDS encoding phage tail assembly protein; the encoded protein is MSNTVKLKAKLDDVIIELEGELKVGGKPVSKIIMRQPLIKDIKLVNHIEDEIENNATLIANLTGHTVEEIESLPTHIFEALIEGLQSFQSSKEVMS